The segment catcatataaatgttacatccacttttaaaaaaaatgatatatgagTATGTCAAAATGGCTAacagtgtggttttgtgaaactttatgaCCATCGGGGTTATGTGCCACGTGTCAAAATCCCTATGGTTTTGTGTAACTTGGGCCATAACAGGTGgggtttatgaaatttactcaaaattcaATAACATTCGAAGAATAAATATTGCGACCTAATACAACACCATAGTCAGTAAATAAACAACATGACTTAcaattggacaaaaaaaaaacttccagaTACAATGCAACAGAAAATGATATAGAAAAGCAAAATATTTGTTAGCTCGAGCAAGAAATAGAAAACACCACCTTGCCATCCTTATCTTGTTCCAATCGAGTGTTCATAACAATAACCACTGGGGGCCATACTATAGGACGATCAGTGTTTTCTCGCAATCCTTTCCAGATTCCAAAGAACTCACCAGATGGTGCCATTGAAACTCCCATACGATACAGCTCCTCTTCCAGTAATGCAGCCAATTCTCTGTGAAGCTTAACCCTCTTAGAACCCTTTGTTCTAGCATGATTCATCAAAGGCTGTAACCCTTTGTACCAGGTAACTCCACCGCGTACATTTTTGCATGCTGGACAATGCCATTGCCGAGTCTTTTCATTTATCTGTTCAACACTTAACTTctccaaaagttcaaaaatgttTTTCAATAGCTTGTGCCTTTTTCGAGTCTCAAAATTTTTCTCAGCTGCCTTAGAATCAAAGTCACCATTGGTATCATCAACCatatcatcatcagaatcatcGTCATATGAATCATAATCCTCACCATTGTCCATTTCAGAGCCAGATGAGTGAGATCTGGGTACCCACTGCAAGCCATTTGCAACATGTGCACTTACAACTGGGTGTGGTGCAACATTGTCCGTTTCAGGGTCAGAACTAGCTGTACGAGCATCATCCTTGTTGCTTTGAGAGTCAGATGAGCGAGACCTGGGCACCCACTGCAAGCCATTTGCAAGAGTTGCAGTCACAACTGGGTGTGTTGCACCATTGTCCATTTCAGGGTCAGAACCTGATGTAGGAGCATCATCCATATTGCTCTCAGAACCAGATGAGCGAGACTTGGGTACCCACTGCAAGCCATTTGCAAGAGGTGCAGTCACAACTGGACACGGTGCTTGCAATTTTGTTTCTGTATGCTTATTTTGTGGCAGTGACCTAGGACTGCCTCTGGCAGCAGGCCTATGATCAGAATGTTGAACCCGACCATTTCCAGGAGGGTGTAAAGATCCATTGCCACTCCATGCTTGCCACGCCGTAGCAGGTTTAGGTGCAGCATTTGAAGAAGTACATGGTGCGCATTGTCCCTTTCCAACTGATTTCTCCGATTTCTTTGACTTCTTCTCAACCCAACTATACCCTACATCAAAAACAGTTAGATAAagtaatatgatatttttctatatgtatCAATGTTGACAAAGGAACAATTAAAAATTGCACTGTGGAACATGCAACCAACTTCTCATGTTTGCTATTTAACATACTTATTATCAAGTCAAGTCATAACTCACATACTTAACATCATACAGTCTCCAACCTCaggtttgctactaatgagtaaGTACGTACCGCGATATATTTATCAAAGTGTggtaaaatactaaaatttctTACCATACCTCCTAGCAAAATATGAGATCCAAGATGAATCTAAGCTGATCGATTTTAtatatctaataaaaataataataatactaatattttttctctgaaggaagggcaaaagctttgccactttcttttttttcccggaTAATGTTTactaattactactactacaaattaattaaaaggaAGGTTGGGGTACAAATTCCATTTGTTGGGTCTCATCTTAtcataaatacatttttttatgggacaaactTTGAACGGTAGAAATGCAATTATTATGGGAGGAGGTAGGACTTCCTACTGACGGAGCAGAATGCAATGCAGTAAACCATAGTCTCATCAAAGAGGCCCAGGAAACTGGGGATCGGAGCAGGCCATGCACAGCACAAAATCTAcgggaataaaaaaaaaacatatacacgCACATGCCTACGACGAGGCCACCGCCCTGAATCCTACCGGCGGAgagggtggcgccgccggcgcgagcgcgcgggggaggggtgCTCACCGGAGCCTccgccgttgctgctgctgccggagccaggacgcccgccgccgccgcggcgaccgccGGGCATCTCGAGGGTCTCCACTCTCccggtgaggagaggagaggagaagagaagcagAGGAGAGCAGGAGAGCACTAGTGCTGGCTGCACTGCACAGTAGTAGTAGTGAGGACGATCCGGGCCCACGCGTCAGTGAGTTGTGGGATTGGACGCGCAGCTTGACTTGACCAATGGTGGTGTGGAAACGAAACGAACCCTTCGCATTCCTACTTCCTACTAGTAGAGTTGAGCTGAGTCACCCTAGACTTCACACTTGTGCAGGTTTAAGGTCTCTTTAAATCGCAGGGTTGAAAAAATgaaagaatagaaaaaatataggattttgacaggaattgaagtgtaaaacagaagattgtaaaacacaagaaaaacataagaattgtcgtttgattggagcgcaagaaaaacataggaattggatgagagagatataGACTCGAagaaaatttttcaagaggttaaagctcttgctaaatttcctccaaaatccacatgcaatgtgtccttccataggaattttataggatttggaaagcttctatcatttgaatcaaagggtcaaataggaaaatttcctataggatttgaatcctatgaaatttctatataaatcatTTAATTCAAAGGGACTCTTAAAAGGGAAAAGAGAGTGTTTTGCATTTGCTTTAGTGATGGGGCAGCCTAGTGATGGAGTTTAAAGCAGAACAAGGTACCAAATTGACACCTACaatacctacatgatgatgtgGAGGAGTCCTTGTAGGGAAAAGCTAATTGGCGCATGCTGTTGTCTTCAAATACTTGATAGATTCGTTAATAGCAGCCAAATGGACTGTATTCGTTATTGTGGGTCGAAAACTAATATCCACGCAGTTAGTAAAATGGAGTGGTGGATGAACGCATGATTAATCAAATAGTATTAATAAAAGAATTGAAACATATTAA is part of the Oryza glaberrima chromosome 12, OglaRS2, whole genome shotgun sequence genome and harbors:
- the LOC127757499 gene encoding protein SUPPRESSOR OF GENE SILENCING 3 homolog, which produces MPGGRRGGGGRPGSGSSSNGGGSGYSWVEKKSKKSEKSVGKGQCAPCTSSNAAPKPATAWQAWSGNGSLHPPGNGRVQHSDHRPAARGSPRSLPQNKHTETKLQAPCPVVTAPLANGLQWVPKSRSSGSESNMDDAPTSGSDPEMDNGATHPVVTATLANGLQWVPRSRSSDSQSNKDDARTASSDPETDNVAPHPVVSAHVANGLQWVPRSHSSGSEMDNGEDYDSYDDDSDDDMVDDTNGDFDSKAAEKNFETRKRHKLLKNIFELLEKLSVEQINEKTRQWHCPACKNVRGGVTWYKGLQPLMNHARTKGSKRVKLHRELAALLEEELYRMGVSMAPSGEFFGIWKGLRENTDRPIVWPPVVIVMNTRLEQDKDGKWKGMGNQELLSYFSKYHVKEACHAYGPDGHSGMSALIFEGSAVAYKEAERLHYHFVDQRTDRYAWLNHRIVIPGGKRQLYGFLAEKEDLEAFNRHHGKDYLKYEMKSYNEMVVTQLKQMSEDNQQLNYVKNEMVKTEQHSKEVEEALGVETQKLQGAIEDNIILKRKTKEMLSECVEQMEFNAKFYHEQIERLRKDTEEKENEFERLLQEELARAIECDVDSETTENCRLREERVQRIIDCQVKDAEEFDAEQDELIKAHEEKKANVKMEYMAKDVELEEELYAALTSLMEKHKPDIFQPSST